A genome region from Carcharodon carcharias isolate sCarCar2 chromosome 17, sCarCar2.pri, whole genome shotgun sequence includes the following:
- the LOC121289840 gene encoding interferon-induced protein with tetratricopeptide repeats 5-like codes for MSNAQKDSLKVKLDQLECHFTWGPQKENIDLDDMKQRLEDSIQTNVKHQARPHNQLAFVNCLQGNYEKAIQNLQEAERFLRENHEDEFDKRSIITHGNYAWVYYHMGQLTEAQSYLDKLEEICKQFPDASQYTAMIPEVYGEKGWALLKSAGKYYEEAMECFKKALEKDLDNIDCNVGYAIVLYRLEAFSGTPENREPNKSIKQLRRVLELDPDHAEVKMLLALKLQESNKIVEALKLVEQALQKSPDLPHVLRYAAKFYRNEGDVEKAVEVLKKGLKITPHSTFLNHQIGLCYRKALMSLIKTPRSKKPQQKAELIELCKFYFKKAFEPRPLTFIRAHLDFAGICALNGEYPSAEEIYNKLLKLEDIRPENKQAIRLQVGLFELHQKKSESNAITHFLEGMKVNYDSTEREKCRDNLKKIAERQLRRNPRNSKAHGVLGFLHQLDGRKHKAIEYFEMASDLDPGNEEYLSALCELRLSI; via the exons ATGAG TAATGCACAGAAGGATTCGTTGAAAGTGAAGCTCGATCAGCTTGAATGTCACTTCACTTGGGGGCCACAGAAAGAAAACATTGACTTGGATGATATGAAGCAAAGATTAGAAGATTCAATACAGACGAATGTGAAACACCAAGCTAGGCCTCACAACCAACTCGCTTTTGTAAACTGTCTGCAAGGAAACTATGAAAAGGCCATTCAAAACCTGCAGGAAGCTGAAAGATTTCTGAGGGAGAATCATGAAGATGAATTTGACAAAAGAAGCATCATCACCCATGGAAACTATGCCTGGGTATATTACCACATGGGACAACTGACAGAGGCTCAATCCTACCTCGACAAGCTGGAGGAGATCTGTAAACAATTTCCTGATGCCTCTCAGTATACAGCAATGATTCCAGAAGTATATGGAGAGAAGGGTTGGGCACTACTGAAATCTGCTGGCAAATACTATGAAGAGGCAATGGAATGTTTTAAAAAGGCTCTGGAGAAAGATCTGGATAACATTGATTGCAATGTTGGCTATGCGATTGTCCTATATCGCCTTGAAGCATTTTCTGGTACCCCAGAGAATCGTGAACCCAATAAATCAATAAAACAGTTGAGACGTGTGCTGGAGCTTGATCCAGATCATGCTGAAGTCAAGATGCTGTTGGCTCTAAAATTACAAGAGTCCAATAAAATAGTGGAAGCACTCAAATTAGTTGAACAAGCATTGCAGAAGTCCCCTGATCTTCCACATGTGCTTCGTTATGCAGCAAAATTTTACAGAAACGAAGGAGATGTGGAAAAAGCCGTGGAGGTGCTGAAGAAAGGATTAAAAATTACTCCACACTCTACGTTCTTAAACCATCAAATAGGTCTGTGTTACAGAAAGGCCCTAATGTCACTGATCAAAACTCCACGCAGCAAAAAGCCTCAACAGAAAGCTGAATTGATCGAACTAtgcaaattttattttaaaaaggcatttgagCCTCGTCCATTAACGTTTATTAGGGCACATCTGGATTTTGCAGGAATCTGTGCATTAAATGGAGAATATCCGAGCGCAGAGGAAATCTACAATAAGCTACTGAAATTGGAAGATATTCGTCCAGAAAATAAGCAGGCAATACGTTTACAGGTTGGATTATTTGAACTGCATCAGAAAAAATCAGAATCAAATGCCATCACCCACTTTCTAGAGGGGATGAAAGTCAATTATGACTCAACAGAAAGGGAAAAGTGCCGTGATAACTTGAAGAAGATAGCAGAAAGACAACTTCGCAGGAATCCAAGAAACAGCAAAGCCCATGGTGTTCTTGGCTTCCTGCATCAGCTGGATGGGAGGAAGCACAAGGCTATTGAATACTTTGAAATGGCCTCAGACTTGGATCCTGGCAATGAAGAATATTTAAGTGCTCTTTGTGAATTACGCCTTTCCATCTAG